The genomic interval CCTGGTGGATGGTGCCCATGCTCCCGGCATGGTGCCCCTGGATTTACGCGCATTAGGAGCCACCTATTACACAGCCAACGGTCATAAATGGTTATGTTCCCCCAAAGGAGCTGCATTCCTGTATGTACAGCGCGATCGCCAACCAGACATTCATCCCCTCACCATTAGCCACGGTGCCAACGCTCCCAGGTACGATCGCAGCCGGTTTCAACTGGAGTTTGGCTGGACTGGCACCGATGACCCCACGGCTTATCTATGTGTTCCAGAAGCAATCCGATTTATGGAATCACTGCTCCCTGGCGGTTGGCCCGAACTAATGGCAACCAATCGTGCCTTGGCGCTCTCCGCCCGCCAAAGCCTTTGTCAGGCTTTGAACCTTTCGCCTCCCAGTCCTGAACCGATGGTTGGGGCACTGGCGGTTGTTTCCCTCCCAGACGGCTCCCCCCAACAGCTCCAAAAAGCCCTTCTGGAGCGCTACCAGATTGAAGTACCGATCGTCCCCTTCCCCGGAACAACGAGCAGACAGGTGCGCGTTTCTGCCCAACTCTATAATCATCCAGAGCAGTACGAATATCTGGCAGAGGCACTGGTGGCGTTGCTTGGCGAGGAGTGAGGCAGTGATACCCATTTGAATTGGAAACGCGACAGATCGGGTAGGGGCGTTTGGCCAAACGCCCTTACAGGATGTTGATGTGCCACGAAGACTCTTTAATTTGGTATGAGAAAGGATAAAGAATAAGGGTTAAAGCTTAGGAGAAGGAAGATGGGGAAAGCCAT from Kovacikia minuta CCNUW1 carries:
- a CDS encoding aminotransferase class V-fold PLP-dependent enzyme, whose protein sequence is MGDETGHFSHSSAFSRFWLLDPEITFLNHGSFGACPQPVLEAQQRLRERMERQPLQFLDRDIEALLDAARDELAIFVGADSEDLVFVPNATTGVNTVLRSLRFAPGDELLTTNQEYNACRNALNYVAEREGLRVVVAEVPFPIESPQQVIEAVTARISAKTRLALLDHVVSQTGLVFPIAQLIQVLAQRGIETLVDGAHAPGMVPLDLRALGATYYTANGHKWLCSPKGAAFLYVQRDRQPDIHPLTISHGANAPRYDRSRFQLEFGWTGTDDPTAYLCVPEAIRFMESLLPGGWPELMATNRALALSARQSLCQALNLSPPSPEPMVGALAVVSLPDGSPQQLQKALLERYQIEVPIVPFPGTTSRQVRVSAQLYNHPEQYEYLAEALVALLGEE